The genomic segment GCCGAAGGGTGGTAGCTGCCTGCTACTGGGAACTGTGGAGTCTACTTGTCACCAACTGGGTAGGAGCTTCCTGACTCTGAAAAGCCTTTGTTTACAGGCAGTAGGTCAATGGCTCCTGATGTCTTTGGGGGACGGGACTAGCGAGCAAACAAAGCCCTTGGCTGCACTAGCCATCGCCAGCTGCCTCCCATCCCGCTGTGCGAGCTGAAACTCCTGCTGGAACTTGGTCTGCAATTCAAAATGTTTCACTGATGTGGTGTTGCCCaaaggggtggggaggggagacaGACAAAGGCACGGCGATCAGCTCTGCAGCGCAGGGAGGCATGGCCCACCCCGTGCAAGACTCTGCCGTGCTTGGGGACAACTCCTGCTTTATAGCTCAGCTGCAGCCTGATAATATGTGTGCTTGGGGCTGTTTTTCTCATGAAGCACAGCACGGTTTTCCCTGACAGCCGGGCTGGGGGATTGACATGAATCTTCCAGGCTGCTGGTGAGTGTGACTCCAGAGTGTCTCGGTGGCAGATTTGAAGCGCTAGTGGGAGGAGGGAGTATAGCATCCTAGCTCCCCTGGGAGCAGCCCATGTTTCCATCTCTAGAAAATCCACAGAGGAGGTCACAGGAGCAGCGTTTGGGCTGTTGGATGGTAATATCAAGGCCATCACTCTCCTGTAAGAAGAGCCCTGTTGTGTTTTATGAGCAAATGGTTCCTAAATGGAAGTCGGCTGCTTCATGCAAGTCTGCCGCAGAAAAACCATGGGGCCTCTGTGAAGAGAGGGTCATTTAGAACTGCTGAAATGCAATCTCTACTACAGCTGTGAGCCTTCTAGCAGCAGTACCCATGTCTTCCATGTCACCTTCCCCTTGCAGGAAGAGTTGAGAAAAACAGCAGTTGTGATGCAGAACGTGAAAGCCCCCTGTGCTGAGTGGAAACATGGAGGCACCGAGCATTTTGCACGCAGAGAGCCTGCCCTGGTGAACTCCTTGTAGGTGCTGGGGTGGGGTAGCACTAAGATGGAGGGGTGCCAGGTCCTGTAAGATGTATCTGAGCTAAAATCCAAGCAGGAGCTGTGTGTCAGCATTAACTTGGCTCTGTGGCCCCAGCTGtgcctgcctgtgctgcagcactCTTCACCACCTCCTAATAGGGTTTTTTGCTCCACAGGCTGGGTGGGGGAGCTGGACGACTTCGCCCTGCACGGGGGCTGCCTGGTCACCCAAGGCACCAAGTGGATTGCCAACAACTGGATCAACGTGGATCCCAACCGCCGGCGGCAGCTGCAGTTCCAGCAGGAGATGGAGCGTTACGCGGGGGCCGGAGCCCCGGGCGAGTGGACAGTGGATAAAGCCTACAGCGGGGTGCACCTGGAGCTGTAgggccgggggagcggggcggggcgcagGGCCCGGCCGCGCACACGTGGCTTTTTCCCGCgctgggcgggggggcggggccgcgggccacgtgcgcggcggggccgcgtCGCGCGCCAATAAAGCGTGGAGAGACGGGCGCCGGCCCCGCGTGATCTGGGGGCGGGGCGACGGGCTCCAGCCAATGAGCGGCGGGCGCAGGGGAGGTGCCCGGGGCCCCGCCAATGAGCGGCGGGCGCAGCGGAGGCGCGTGGAGCCCggcgacggcggcggcggcgccaaGATGGAGTCGGTGGCGCTGGTGGCGCCGGTGACGGCGCTGGAGTTCGCCGGGGACGTGCTGCTGGCGGGtgagcgcggggccggggccggggcgggcggcggggccgcggtgGCGGCTGACGCGCTGTCCCGCAGGCACGGGCCCGGAGGTGGCGGCGTTCCGGCTGAGCGGCGCTGGGCcggcggcggtggcggggcGGCGGATCGTGCTGCGTGAGACCAGCGTGCAGGGGCTGCGGGCcgagcccggccccgccggcggggcggcggtGCGGGTGGTGGCGTTCGGCGGGCGCTGGCTGGCGGTGCTGGCGgtgcggcgcggcggcggggcgcggctGGCGGcgtgcggcggcggggcggcgcgggagcTCGGGGCGCGGGTGTGGGAGGCGCGctgggcggcgggcgggcggctgGCGCTGGCGCTGGGCGGCGGGGCCGTGGCGCTGTACGAgtggcggggcggcgggcgctggCTGCGGCGGGCGAGttgcggcggggccggggcgctgCGCTGCGCCGCGCTCGCGGGGACGGGCTGGGAGCGGCTGGCGCTGGCGGCCGGGACGGCGGCGGGGGCCGTGGTGGTgtggcgggcggcggcggcggagaccccgcggcggcggctgctggggcACCGGGGCGCGGTGCTGGCGCTCTGCTACGCGGCGCCGCGGGGGCTGCTCGCCTCCGCCTCCGAGGACCGCAGCGTGCGGCTCTGGGCCGTGGGCGCGCTGGGCGGCGGGCCCGGGGAGCGGGAcggctcctgcctgctggtgtgTTACGGGCACGGGGCGCGGGTGGCGGCCGTGGCGCTGCGGGGGCCGTGCCCGGTGAGCGCCGGGGAGGACAGCGCCTGCCTGGAGTgggacggcggcggcggcgtgCGGAGAGCGCGACGGGGGCACCGTGGGGCCCTGCGCGCCCTGGCCTTGCGTCCCGCCGGCGGCTGCCTCGCCACGGGTGGGGACGACGGCGGCGTCCGGCTCtggcggccccggcgggcggTCTCGGACGCGGCCCCGGTGGCAGCGGCGCTGGGGgccccggggcggccgcgggctgtgctgctggcggggccgcggcgggtgCTGGCGCTGGACGAGGCGGGCGGGCTGGCGGAGTACGAGGTGCCGGCGGGGCGCTGGGTGCCGGTGCTGCCCCCCGCTGCTGTCGGACCCCGCGGGCTGCTGGCGGCCGCTCCCCTGCCCGGCGGGGCCGAGGCGCTCTGTGCCCTGGCCGGTGGTGACGGACGCCTCCTCATCTTTGCCCTGGGCCACCCCGGGACCACCGCCGAGCTGCGGCTGTTCGAAGGGGCCGTGCGTGGGCTGAGCTGGGCCCCCCGCCCTGGGCTGCCCTCTGACACCGCTGCCCTCCTGGCTTCCGGGCCCGACGGGGAGATGCTCTGGCTGGATGTCACCCACCGCCCCAGGCAGGCACCCTGGGTGCGGCTCATGGGACGGTACCTGCTGCCCCTCTGCAAGCAGCGCTGGCACACCTGTGCGGCCTTCCTGCCCCAGGGAGGGCTCCTGGTCTGCGGGGACCGCCGgggctccctcctcctcttcccttgcagcagctccccaggcttggctgcaggaagcagcggcATCACCgatggcagcaccagcccagcaAGCAAGGACTCCGGCAGTGAGTTGGAGCTCCCTTCCTTGTTGCACAAAGAGGCTCTTCCTATTGAGGCCCCATTGTCCGTGCTCTTTGGGCTCCACGAGAAGACAGGGGTTACCTCAGTGTCCTGCCACGGAGGCTATATTTACAGCACCGGGCGGGACGGCTGCTACCGCCAGCTCcgcctgcaggaccagcagctgGAGGTCCTGCGGAAGGACAGGCCCTGCAAAGGGCTGCAGTGGCTCGAGGAGCTGCGCTTCACCCCAGATGGGGACCTGCTCGTGCTGGGCTTTCATGCTGACAACTTTGTGGTGTGGAGCAGCAGAACCGGTGAGAACCTCCACTGCATCCCCTGCGGCGGGGGGCACCGCTCCTGGAGCTACTGCAGCAGCCCCTCGGCTGAGGCCTTCGCCTTTGTCAAGTGCGGGGACGTGATGCTGTGCCACCGCGAGCCCGAGCCCTGCGAGCAGCAGGTGCTCCTGTCATCCCTGCACGGGCGGGAGATCACCTGCGTGCGGCGCCTGGGGACGGTGGAGGTGCCCGGCCACGCCACCCTTAATGTCTTCATCACCGGCAGCGAGGACACCACGGCCTGTGTCCTGGCGCTCAGCGAGCACTCCCGGGCAGCCGTGCCTCTCACGCGGCTCAGCGACCACATCTCCAGCGTGAGGGCGCTGGCgctggccaggcccacaggacCCAGCGCCGAGGGCTCGTCCACTCTGCTCTTCTCTGCGGGCGGCCGGGCACAGATCGAGTGCTACCGACTGCTGTGTGCTGCGGACCCGGCCTCTGAGAGCGCCGTGGCCTGCCAGGTCATCCATGTGGCCTCCCACCGGCTGGACGAGCACTGGGAGCGGAAGAAGAACAGGCACAAGCTCGTCAAGATGGACCCGGAGACGAGGTGATGTTTGGGGACTGCCCAAGGTGGGGTTAGTGGTGACCGCGGTCTGGGAGGGCGCTGGGAACTGCGCTGGTCTCTGCTGGGATACCAGCTCTGTGCAGCTGTGGGCTCAGCTGAGGCAGAAGGAGCCGGCTTGGCTTTAGGCACGCGTCCCTGGTGTCCTGTGCCCAGCAGCTGGGCCTCAATGGACTTTAGGGGTTAGGGAAAGGCTTGGTCTTTCTTCCTGCCTCCTCTGAGGGCTCAGAGCTGCATCCCATGCTGGGcttgggctgctctgctggaccacctgcctccctggggctgcagatGTCACCGAGGCATTGGTGAGTGTCACGTGTTTGCTGCAGGTACATGTCCCTCTCTGTCATACCTGGGACCAGCTCCAAGCAGCTGCTGACACCCTGGGAGTTCCTGGCTGCCGCCTGCAGTGATGGATCAGTCCGGTGAGGAACTGTCTTGGGGCCTGGCAGGGAGAAAGGAGCTGAGCTGGTGTTGGGGATGGGAGCAGACCGGGATCCACGGAGCACGCTGCTGCCACGGCCGTGGCCAGCCCTGAGCCGGGAGCAGGATGGCGCATGGTGGGAAGTGGGGGCAGAGGTACTGAGAGCCCCTTCTCCCATGGCCAACTGCCCCCCCACTCCATCGCAGGGTGTTTGGGCTGCTGGAGGCCGCTCAGAAGCTGGTGCTGGTGGCGGAGTCGTTTCACCACCAGCGCTGTGTGCTGAAGGTGGAGGCGTTCCTGCACACatgggcaggaggggagaggtgAGCCCCAAATGCTGTGCTGTGACCTCCGGGGAGAAGCATCCAGGGATGGCAGCTTAGCGGGCAGACAAAAAGGAGAAATCGCTCCATGGgggctgttctgctgcttcccCAGTTCTTGGTGGGGACCCTCATGGCTGCTGGTCACAGGGCTGCAGCCGGAGGCTCCCCCAACACCTCCCTTCCAGGAGGCACCTCTTGTGCAGCGCAGCCACCGATGGCGGCGTTGCCTTCTGGGACATCTCCAACCCCATCAAGGACGCAGTAGATGCCCTGCACCAAGGGGAGGGCGAGATGCAGCCCCTGGGTgggtgcagctgctggcagctcagCTCCATCCCCGAGGGTGGCCACACTGGTGGCTCCTCCGTGCCCTCCAGCCAGGGTGAGCGTTTCTCTCCTGACCGAGCCTCttttcccagccctgggtgccccGCTGCTCACCATCATGGCCCACAGCTGCGGTGTGAACAGCCTCCACATCCACCAGACGCCGGAGGGACCATACCTAGTGGCCAGCGGCAGCGACGATGGCTCCATCCATGTCTGCCTGCTGGAGGTGGCCCTGGGCGGGGGCGAGGGCACAGCAGGGACCTGCCTGCGTGTCCTGGAGCGGGTGGCCAGGCCTTGCGCCCACGCCGCACATGTGACAGGGATACGGGTGCTGCGGCCGGACCTGCTGCTCTCGGCCTCGGTGGACCAGCGCCTGACGCTGTGGCGCTGGGGCCCGGGCGGGCTGGACACGCTCAGCACCACCTTCTTCCACGTGCCTGACCTGGCAGAGCTGGACTGCTGGGAGGTGGCGGAAGCTGGGGGGGCGCTGAGCTACTGCTGCGTGCtctgtgggcaggggctggaggtgctgcGTGGGATGGCCACCCCTGAGCCCCCTCCACTAGAGGCTCCCCAGTAACGGGGCAGGCAGCCAGCACTTCCTGCTCCACTCTGGTCTGGGGCGGGCCCCCTGCCCCTCACCACAGCCCCCGATGCTGATGTTTCCCCTCTTGAGGAGACGGATGTGCTTGGCCCCTTTGGGGACAGCACAGCCTCATCTGGGGCATTTCAGGCTGGTGGTCTCATGGGGAGGCAGCGGATGTGGCCCATCCTGGACCAGCTCACAGCTCCCCAGGCAATAAAGGAGTGGGGCTCCCTGTGCAGGAGAAGCTCCTCCTCCCCGAGGTGTGAGGGATCCGTGTCCAGGCTCTCCAGCCCTGGTCCCAAAGAGGAACCTGCTCAGGAGGGGGCTGAGCATTGTTCCCAGCCCTGAGAGCTTGAGGGCAGCAGGACCACAAGACTGGTTGGGCACTGGTGCCTGCAGCCTCAtgctcctggggacagggccCTGTGTGACAGCCCTGACCCTGCCGTGCTGGGGACCATGCAGAAGTAAGTGGGGATACTGATCCTCCACAGCAGCCCAAGATGTGCTGGGCCAGCCTGGGCCCAGACTCAGAGCAGCCCTTCCAAGCTGCCTCACAGCAAGCAGTTCTGCACAGCAGCAAGACCCAGGAGAGTTGCAGCTCAGGGAAGGACAAGAAGCTGCATGTGGTCCCTGTGTGGGGCAAAGTGCCACGATGCGGTCAGAAACACACAACACGTTTGTCCAGCAACATGTGTATTACACTCCGGTACCGGAGCCCGGCCTGAGACCCAGTGGGAGCCTTGAGCCTCAGGAGCTCCCTGCCAGCATGGAGCTACCGTCAATAAATGGTTTTGAGGGATGCAAGGTTGGTGTTTGGCTTTGTGGTGTCCTGGTCCTCAGTGCCACCTCCCCCGTGCTCCCCAGCCCGGTTCCTGCTAGGTACAGCCATGGGGTGCGCGTAGCCAAACGCCCAGAACTTGTGGGCAGTGGGAGGGAAAGTGCCTACGTGGGGCTGAGGTGGCCCCtggctccctgcctgcccctgggGCAGCCCCTCACCCTGCCAGGGGGACATACCCTGTCCTTCCCCTCATGGCACGTTGTCCTGGAGCCTGTCACACTGTAGCACAGCTCTTCAGCAGAGGTTCAGATCTGGCTGAGTGGAGGGAGGTGCAGAGTGGCCAGGGCGCTGTGGAACACGTCCCTTACTGCTCCCAGCAGCCGCAGGCGGGCAAACATCTGGTCGAATAGGTGAGGGAACGGCTCCTGCAGGGAGAACGGCAGCGACTTGAGGCTGGTGGCCCTATTTCCCCTCACTGGGCTAGCCTGACAGGCACCGCTGCCTCCATGCCCTGCGTACACATCCTCGAGGGGCTGGTGCAGGGCTGCATCACATCCCGGCcaccacagagccccacagccaccATCCAGCCTTGGGGATGACAGCAGGGCCACAGCCCTCCAGCAAATCATAGaagcattttggttggaagagaccctcaaggtcttcgagtccaaccattaacccaacaccgtcactaaaccatgtccctaagaatctcatctacatgtctgttcaacccctccatggatggtgactccactgcctccctggacagcctgttgCACTGCTTCATaagcctttctgtgaataaatttttccgaacatccagtctaaacctccccaggtgcaacttgaggccattccCTCTTGTTCTATTccttgctacttgagagaagagaccaacaccctcctcactacaacctcctttcaggtagttgcagagagcgagaaggtctcccctgacCACCCTTTTCTCCACGACCCAGAATATCCAACTCACCCCCAGGATGTGGACCCGGTTGTAGTAGGAGCTGAAATCCATGCTGAGCTGGATCAGGAACTTGCACACCTGCAAtggagggagctgctgctggcacagtgGGGTCGGGTTGGTCTTGGGCCCACCTCCACCCCAtgtgcagcaggagcagccccagggtgCTGTGGTCTCTTCCCTCGGCACTGCCCGAGTCACTCACTGGTGGGCAGCACCCTGTGAGTGCGCAGCTGTACCCTGGGCTGGGACCATTGgagcagcacccatgggtgctctgGACGCGGCACTTACTGTCTCTGTGTTGGCTGTGATCCGGATCCCCTTGCTGGGTGggggcagctgtgctgcctgctgcaggacttcagggaagggcaggaggtaGTTGAAGAGCAGGAGCCACTCACCCTGTGAAAGGATTACTTGTGTCAGAGAGGGATGGATCCTGCCAGGCCAGCAGCACCCATCACCAGAGCTGAGGGCACGCAGGTCCCCACGTTCCCCTGCTCAGCACTCACCTCTTCCCGCAGGCAGGAGAAGTTCAGTTCTGACGCTGGTGGCAGAGGTGGGTATGTGCCTGGTAGGAGGTGGGAGACTTTTGTTGCGGCCAGAGAAGCCCTTGTGGCTCCAGGCATGAGCAACAACCCAGGAGTGGCTGAGAGGAGGGTGGAGGGGCTGGCGCTCACCCTGCTCCACAGCCCGCTGGTAGGTGTCGAAGAGTGTAGCCAGGCGGGCACAGTTGTACATCACAAAGGCACCGCTCTTGGTTCCCTTtgtggaaatgctgctgttctCCAGGTCCAGGGTGATCTGAGGGCAGGGAGACATCACAGTCCAGACGTTCTGGTATTGGCctgcccctgctctgcacaAACCCCCGTCCTACCTGACTGCGGTGCGCAGTGCTCAGCATCTCAAACCTGATGGCAGCTGCTGTGAGAGTGTCAATCACCTCAGTCCAGGCTTCATCTGTGGAGAACACAAGTGGCATCACACACAGCTCGCTCCATTTCCATGTAAtgtcacccccagcacccaggcagGGACCTCCCCTGGGGCCAGGGTGCTCCGGTGGAAGCTGGGGACCACTCcacttccccagccctggcccccagctgcaggtgctgctctgtgcctgtgTCCCCGTGGCAATTTAAACACCTTCCTCCACACCAGGTCAGcacctggctctgcagcagagGGGAGAGGAAGCACTGCCAGCTGCAGGCACAGAGTGAGGCGGACACTCACGGGACCAGGGGAGACAGGGATGGAGCGGCATCCACACGCATGGGGCCGCAGAGCAAACCCTCACCTTGCGCCAGCTCCCCGTACTTCATCACAGAGGCTTCATACATCTGGCGCCTTCGGAGCCTAGGAGGAACACAGAAACTCACGGTCACTGCCCCTGCCTGAGCCGGCCCCAGAGAGCATCCCAGGgctcccccagctgcagcagcgaCCCAGCCAAAGTGGTACAAAAGCtccaggagctgggcagggacagctgcaCCGCGAGCACTGCCTGGAGAGGGCTGCAAGGaagccagccctgtgccaggGCCATGTACTAACACATGAAGGCAGAGAGACACCACCCTGCACTCTGGCTCCCGAGGGGGCCAGAAGCAGCATTAAGGCTGGGGAGGGCCCGGGGCCCTCCATTCTGCACCTCCAGTCCTCAAAACAGCCCTGAGGccactgaaaacagaatggaGGGACCACACAGAACTCTTCACGTCCCACCAGCTCGCTCAGCGCTGCAGCGTGGCTGCCTGGGTGCCCACGGGGCCGGGCAGAGAGCAGGGAGCCTCGCTACACACCAACTTACTGGAAGTACTCATCTGCTCCGATGGGCGATGAGGGGTTTGTCACCTTCACTGGGCCACAGACAAGGTGTTTCTGAGAGAGAGAGGtgaggccagggctggggtcAAAGATTCAGAAGTTCTATCAAAACACGGTGCAGGAGAACACCCCTAAAACCAGACCCACTCCAGCTGTGTCCCTGCAGTCTTCTGCCCCCGCcctttagaatcacagaatcattccagttggaagagatcctcaggatcattgagtccaaccataacctaacctaactctagcactaaaccatgtccctaagaacctcatctatgcaccttttaaaccctttcacggatggtgactccaccacttccctgggcagcctgttgcactGCTTCGCaagcctttctgtgaataaattgtTCCcaatgtccaatctaaacctcccctggtgcaacttgaggccatttccacttgtcctatcacttgctactggggagaagagaccaacaccctccatgctacaacctcctttcaggcagttgcagagagtgtTACGTTCTCCCCTCAGCCAcctttcctccaggctgaacagccccagttccctcagccattcctcatcacacttgtgctccaggcccctcaccagcttcatcgcttcctctgaactcgctccagcacctcagtgtcttgtagtgaggggcccaaaactggcCCCAGGATTCAAagtgcagcctcagcagcaccGAGTAAAGTGGaacgatcacttctctagtcctgctggccacactattcctgacacaagcgCTTCAGCACTGAAATCCCAAGGGCAGAGAGGCTGCCCCACCACCCAGGTCTGTGTGTGGAGGGGCCGCCAAGAGAAAGGGAAGCCTCACGAGGCCCAGCCTCAGCATTTGCTGCAGGGATCACAGGAGGCTGGCTGAGTGCAAGGATGCCGGGGGCCGCAGTGAGGAGGGTGGAGGTTCCTCACCTGCAAAGCTGTATGGGCTCCTGGATCCAAAATCCTCCAGAGCagatccagctgctgctgctggaattCCTCCTCGCAGCTCACCACATGCAcgatgctgcagcagctcccctggcctccagcctgcagcagagcacagcagggaGCTCACACACCATCATGCAACAGAAGGAAATGAGGTCTGGAAAGCGCAAGTGTTACTCACCGTGCACTGCAGAACGGCTTGCTGCAGCTCAGCGAGGGCCTGCAGCTTCCCCTCTGTCACTGGAAGGAGGAAGGACATTCAGAGCGGAACACAAGGGCTTGCCACCTCCTGCCATCCCGCCCCATCGGGTCTGCCCCAGCCTGTCTGCATGTCTGACTCAAACCAGATCGAAGGGGAATGAGAAAGCAATTTGGATCTAATCCCAAttattttctgggaaaacaactggaaaaaaccaaaagaggCCTGTTTGCAGCTGATCACCTCCCTGCTGTCACACTAGAGATGCTGTACACGTGAGGCTCACCAAGAAGGACATCCAGGTTGGGGTCGTAGCCCACCAAGCCCTGCTGCTCCACGAAGCTCTTCAAGTGCACAGCACAGATGACATCCCCTGGCAGCGAAGCTGTGCCCAGGCCCTGCTCACAGCCAGCGGCACAGGGGGACTGGCCCAGCGCTCGTTTCAAGGCCGAGACGGCATCGGGGAGGGCCGAGCCGGCGGAGCTGGAGGGCCAGTCGACGCGGAGCTGCCGCAGGACCTCCCGGCTCCCCACATcggccagggcagggaccaggCGGACACCGACCCTGCGGGAGAGGGAGAGGTGGGCGCTGGCagcccggggccgggcggcggggccggggccggggccgggcacTCACCCCTGGGCGCGCAGCAGCCGGGCCAGGTGTTCGGCCAGCAGGAGCGGGCGGAGGTGGCGGGGCCGCAGGGCGGAGGGGCCGCGCAGGGCCGGGCAGTGCAGAACCACCCAGCGGCCCGGGGGCTccgccgcgggggccgggccgggcggtaGCCCCAGCAGGCGCCGAAAGGCCTCGGGGCGCCGCAGCTGCACCGCCAGCCCCGCCGGCGTCTGCCGGCAGCCCCGCACCGCCAGCACCCCCGGGCCTGCCAGTGACGTCACGCCCGCCATGACGTCAGCGGGCACCTGCCGGGGACACGGTGACGAGTCAGGCCCGGCGCaggccccggcccccccgccccgccgcggcctaCCTGTCCCCCGGGGAAGGCGGCGCTCAGCGCGGCCCGCGGCGCTAGGAAGTCCCGGTGCCGCAGGTTGCGGGCGCCGCTCTCCTTCAGCCAGACCCCCGCGGGCCGCCCCAGCGCCCCGTTCAGCGCCCGCAGCGTCGCCGCCACCGCCGGCCGCTCCTCGCCAGTCTCCATGGCAGCCCAGCCACCACTTCCGCCGGGACCGGAGGTGACGTCACCGACGCGCTCTCCCTCCCCGGCCGGCAGCCGCCATGTTGAGCGCGGCGCGCAGCGCTCCCAGGCGGCCATGTTGAGCGGGTTGGGTGGAGCCCAGCGGCCATCTTGGAGGTACCGGGTGCGGGGCCGCCATGATGTGCGTGGCGGGCAACGCGGGCCCGCCGTGATGGGTGTGGCGGGCCCGCCATGATGGGTGTGGCGGGCCCGCCATGATGGGTgtggcgggccgggccgggcaggtGGGCAGAGTCATTCTAAACACCTTCAGCGACAGCACAGAGAAAGAGCTTtctattggtttttttttcaaataatacaaCCCATTAGGCAAATAACTAGTTTAAAATGAGACACTGCTTTTCTAAACGGTCACATAGTACAAAGGGTATATTTtccactttgttttgtttttaagaaggcAAGTAATAATAATAAGGAGAAAGACTTCTTGTCTGAATTTCTTTGGGCCTCCTCCAAACAATAAGATTGAGAAACAATTTAGCACCTGTACAATAAAtagtctctttctttttttaaagcatagcGAAAACAATAGTAAGAGCTATAAGAAAAATCATTTGTGCAATAAGGAAAAATCAGCTTTACCTAAATAAGAAAAGCAATGGGACacgaaacaagaaaaaaagagcccaTCACTGCCATACACAACCATAATGACTCGTGCttgatttatttgctttaatatttGGCACCTGTTAACGGCCAACACTTCATGGTTGACCACAACAGCGCGGGGTCTGCTGCAGCCCAGAGAGCAGGGGGCAGCACCTGTCAgccccccagggctgctcctgcaacCCCAAACCGCTGGTGACCGAATGGGAGCAGGAGCGGCCGCTGCaccggggcagaggggctgagCCGCTGGCACAGCACGGCCCGGCTGCAAGGCCGTGGGCAGCCCCAGGCGGGCGGGTTTGGATGGACCGGAGGGTGTaaggcagagcctggctgggagCACAGAGCAACCCTGGGCTCGGCAGAGCAGCCTCAACGGacgtgccccatccctggagacatcaggctggacggggctctgagcaacctgagctggtgcaatGTCCatgctcgtggcagggggggcactgggggagatCTGAAGatctttccaacccaaactattctatgatgcCTGCCATTCTCTCCTCCGAGCCTGCTCGCTGGACCTGGCAGAGGACGGGTGCAAGGCGCTGCCCTCCCACCCAGCGCATCAGCAACGTGTCCCGCTCATCAGCACTGGGAGGAAGTCAGTGGAAACGATTAGATTGCGCCATTGTGGTCTTGATcacatctgcagagctgagctgctctgtggcTGCGGCGTCTCCAGAGAAGGGGCCCATGCTGCCGCCGGGGCCCCGAATGGTGCAGCCGGAACTGCCGCTGCaacctggggatggggacaggggccCGGCACGCACCCAGCCCTGCGACACCAGGCCAGCTGGCGGGGAGCAGGAACCCAGGAAGTACCAAACCACCCCCGCGGCAGCGAGGAGCACGTGTCCCGGGGAGCTGGGGACCGCgctcccttcctgccctccccgcagggccgggggggccgctcTGCCCG from the Caloenas nicobarica isolate bCalNic1 chromosome 11, bCalNic1.hap1, whole genome shotgun sequence genome contains:
- the WDR6 gene encoding tRNA (34-2'-O)-methyltransferase regulator WDR6 — encoded protein: MESVALVAPVTALEFAGDVLLAGTGPEVAAFRLSGAGPAAVAGRRIVLRETSVQGLRAEPGPAGGAAVRVVAFGGRWLAVLAVRRGGGARLAACGGGAARELGARVWEARWAAGGRLALALGGGAVALYEWRGGGRWLRRASCGGAGALRCAALAGTGWERLALAAGTAAGAVVVWRAAAAETPRRRLLGHRGAVLALCYAAPRGLLASASEDRSVRLWAVGALGGGPGERDGSCLLVCYGHGARVAAVALRGPCPVSAGEDSACLEWDGGGGVRRARRGHRGALRALALRPAGGCLATGGDDGGVRLWRPRRAVSDAAPVAAALGAPGRPRAVLLAGPRRVLALDEAGGLAEYEVPAGRWVPVLPPAAVGPRGLLAAAPLPGGAEALCALAGGDGRLLIFALGHPGTTAELRLFEGAVRGLSWAPRPGLPSDTAALLASGPDGEMLWLDVTHRPRQAPWVRLMGRYLLPLCKQRWHTCAAFLPQGGLLVCGDRRGSLLLFPCSSSPGLAAGSSGITDGSTSPASKDSGSELELPSLLHKEALPIEAPLSVLFGLHEKTGVTSVSCHGGYIYSTGRDGCYRQLRLQDQQLEVLRKDRPCKGLQWLEELRFTPDGDLLVLGFHADNFVVWSSRTGENLHCIPCGGGHRSWSYCSSPSAEAFAFVKCGDVMLCHREPEPCEQQVLLSSLHGREITCVRRLGTVEVPGHATLNVFITGSEDTTACVLALSEHSRAAVPLTRLSDHISSVRALALARPTGPSAEGSSTLLFSAGGRAQIECYRLLCAADPASESAVACQVIHVASHRLDEHWERKKNRHKLVKMDPETRYMSLSVIPGTSSKQLLTPWEFLAAACSDGSVRVFGLLEAAQKLVLVAESFHHQRCVLKVEAFLHTWAGGERRHLLCSAATDGGVAFWDISNPIKDAVDALHQGEGEMQPLALGAPLLTIMAHSCGVNSLHIHQTPEGPYLVASGSDDGSIHVCLLEVALGGGEGTAGTCLRVLERVARPCAHAAHVTGIRVLRPDLLLSASVDQRLTLWRWGPGGLDTLSTTFFHVPDLAELDCWEVAEAGGALSYCCVLCGQGLEVLRGMATPEPPPLEAPQ
- the DALRD3 gene encoding DALR anticodon-binding domain-containing protein 3, giving the protein METGEERPAVAATLRALNGALGRPAGVWLKESGARNLRHRDFLAPRAALSAAFPGGQVPADVMAGVTSLAGPGVLAVRGCRQTPAGLAVQLRRPEAFRRLLGLPPGPAPAAEPPGRWVVLHCPALRGPSALRPRHLRPLLLAEHLARLLRAQGVGVRLVPALADVGSREVLRQLRVDWPSSSAGSALPDAVSALKRALGQSPCAAGCEQGLGTASLPGDVICAVHLKSFVEQQGLVGYDPNLDVLLVTEGKLQALAELQQAVLQCTAGGQGSCCSIVHVVSCEEEFQQQQLDLLWRILDPGAHTALQKHLVCGPVKVTNPSSPIGADEYFQLRRRQMYEASVMKYGELAQDEAWTEVIDTLTAAAIRFEMLSTAHRSQITLDLENSSISTKGTKSGAFVMYNCARLATLFDTYQRAVEQGTYPPLPPASELNFSCLREEGEWLLLFNYLLPFPEVLQQAAQLPPPSKGIRITANTETVCKFLIQLSMDFSSYYNRVHILGEPFPHLFDQMFARLRLLGAVRDVFHSALATLHLPPLSQI